The Sulfolobus acidocaldarius DSM 639 genome has a window encoding:
- a CDS encoding biotin--[acetyl-CoA-carboxylase] ligase: MLIFKFPSVTSTQDLAEAIYYMINAEEFVVTAEEQTNARGRYRREWYSPKGGLWITYVVKNYDVDKVPFLTLKVSLGIRNALAKYVNAGIRWPNDIVVGNKKIAGVLIEGIAEGSSGTVFIGAGIDTNVTRFPEDIIATSILLETGKEVDNDELLNEIINSIKNIMNLDDRTTIDKINEVLQIKDKKIRIMGQDWEKICKTLFVDYYGRLVTDCGIFEVEEVMRVESLDN, translated from the coding sequence ATGTTAATATTTAAGTTCCCTAGTGTGACCTCGACACAAGATTTAGCTGAAGCAATATACTATATGATTAACGCAGAGGAGTTTGTGGTCACAGCAGAGGAGCAGACAAACGCTAGAGGAAGATATAGAAGAGAATGGTATTCCCCTAAAGGTGGTTTATGGATTACTTACGTAGTGAAGAATTACGATGTAGATAAGGTTCCCTTCTTGACTCTAAAAGTGTCATTAGGGATAAGAAACGCACTAGCCAAATATGTTAACGCAGGAATAAGGTGGCCTAATGACATCGTAGTGGGCAATAAGAAGATAGCTGGAGTACTAATAGAGGGAATAGCTGAGGGGAGCTCTGGAACTGTATTTATAGGTGCGGGTATTGATACAAATGTGACGAGATTTCCTGAGGACATAATAGCTACTTCAATATTGCTTGAAACAGGAAAGGAGGTAGATAATGACGAGCTATTGAACGAGATTATAAACTCTATTAAGAATATCATGAATCTTGACGACAGGACTACTATAGATAAAATTAATGAGGTGTTGCAAATCAAGGATAAAAAAATAAGGATAATGGGACAAGACTGGGAAAAAATTTGTAAAACCTTATTCGTAGACTATTACGGCAGATTGGTTACAGACTGCGGAATATTTGAAGTAGAAGAGGTAATGAGGGTAGAATCACTTGACAATTAA
- a CDS encoding universal stress protein, producing MGMFKKIVVAYDGSDNANRALDVAIDLAKKYDAKLDVVQVVDTSALLGMGLAPVPNDLIQQVYSKAKSDVENAKSKATNQGIKEVDGIVLEGDPASSIVEYSSKSGANLIVTGSRGLSTFKRLLLGSVSTKIAQESRIPVLIVK from the coding sequence ATGGGTATGTTTAAAAAAATAGTTGTAGCATATGATGGTTCTGATAACGCTAATAGGGCATTAGACGTTGCCATAGATCTAGCAAAGAAGTATGACGCTAAGTTAGATGTTGTTCAAGTGGTGGATACTTCAGCATTACTTGGAATGGGTCTTGCACCTGTACCAAATGACTTGATCCAACAAGTTTACTCTAAGGCTAAGAGTGATGTGGAGAACGCTAAGAGTAAAGCCACAAATCAAGGCATTAAAGAGGTTGATGGTATAGTACTGGAGGGAGATCCTGCATCTTCTATCGTAGAGTACTCAAGTAAAAGTGGTGCCAATCTGATTGTGACAGGAAGTAGAGGTCTATCTACTTTCAAGCGTCTCCTTTTAGGGAGTGTATCCACAAAAATTGCTCAAGAATCAAGAATTCCGGTGTTAATTGTCAAGTGA
- a CDS encoding M20 family metallopeptidase codes for MDDLLKLVSGLVKIPSVNPPHGEGLRDCANFIREYFSNHGYSAEVVEFDKGWPNIIVNNGKKSDKSIMLNGHYDVVPTGDLKSWSHDPFSALILEDKIYGRGSSDMKSGLAVQMKVFVELADKLDYNLVFTAVPDEESGGFHGAKHLAEKYKPNLVLVSEPSGSEWINIGEKGLLQVKLKSKGKVAHGSLPSLGDNAIMKIVRDLVNLEKIRDVKIPIPSELKEAISARASSEVEKDYVSISFNPGVIKGGVKVNVVPDYAEAEVDMRIPPGIKNSEALSLVKKLVSESEVEPIDLSEPNYTNPENHYVKKLEETISKTLGIRPKNYIITGATDGRYFRNKGIPAIVYGPGELGVAHTYNEFVSFKEVINAYKVIREYLLSI; via the coding sequence ATGGACGACCTATTAAAACTGGTTTCTGGACTAGTCAAAATTCCTAGTGTAAACCCACCTCATGGAGAAGGTTTAAGAGACTGTGCGAATTTTATAAGAGAGTATTTCTCTAACCACGGTTATAGTGCTGAAGTAGTAGAATTTGATAAGGGATGGCCAAACATTATTGTTAACAATGGTAAGAAGAGCGATAAGTCTATAATGCTGAATGGGCATTATGATGTTGTTCCTACGGGAGATTTAAAAAGCTGGTCTCATGATCCCTTCTCAGCTCTAATACTTGAAGACAAGATTTACGGAAGAGGCTCTTCTGATATGAAGAGCGGTTTAGCAGTCCAAATGAAAGTCTTCGTTGAGTTAGCGGACAAGTTAGATTATAACCTGGTGTTTACTGCAGTCCCTGATGAGGAAAGTGGTGGTTTTCATGGCGCTAAACATCTTGCAGAGAAATACAAGCCTAATTTAGTATTAGTTTCAGAGCCCTCAGGATCTGAATGGATAAATATAGGTGAAAAAGGACTTCTTCAGGTTAAGTTAAAGTCTAAGGGTAAGGTTGCTCACGGTAGCCTTCCTTCTCTTGGTGATAACGCTATTATGAAAATTGTTAGGGATCTAGTGAATTTGGAGAAGATAAGGGATGTGAAAATACCTATACCTAGTGAACTAAAGGAAGCAATTTCAGCTAGAGCTTCATCTGAAGTGGAGAAGGATTACGTATCTATATCTTTCAATCCTGGGGTAATTAAGGGTGGCGTTAAGGTAAATGTAGTCCCTGATTACGCTGAGGCTGAAGTAGATATGAGGATACCACCTGGTATAAAAAATTCAGAGGCTTTATCATTAGTTAAGAAGTTAGTAAGTGAGAGTGAAGTAGAACCAATTGACCTCTCCGAGCCCAACTATACTAACCCTGAAAATCATTATGTTAAAAAGCTTGAAGAAACGATAAGTAAGACCTTAGGGATAAGACCTAAGAATTATATCATAACTGGCGCTACAGACGGACGCTATTTTAGGAACAAAGGAATTCCCGCAATAGTTTACGGACCCGGAGAGTTAGGTGTCGCACATACTTACAACGAGTTTGTGAGTTTCAAGGAGGTAATAAACGCGTATAAGGTCATAAGGGAATATTTACTTTCAATTTAA
- the pyk gene encoding pyruvate kinase, protein MYRRKTKIIATMGPNSEKIIDELAKAVDIIRINLAHGDEEQHRRYFDMVRDKVPILADLPGPKLRIGDLKNPIDLKPGDKVTFGQDIPVDNEIFFKLIKKDSNVLIADGRIKLKIEEVGEGKAVATVIEGGTITSRKGINLPDADTPVGLTKRDYELLKLAIDLGATFIGLSFVINADDVKKVREIVGNRVWLISKIEKKKALSNLKEICKASDGVMVARGDLGVEVGLPSLPQIQRRIVKIARNYGKPVILATQVLESMVESPLPTRAEVTDVANSISQGVDAIMLSDETAIGLYPLDVVKTLDSLIISVEKTFKPKRIHIYKNVDEAIAYSAVVSSILSNSPAIFVYTRSGSTALRISRLRPTCPIITLTFDKSVAKRLSMCYGIYPVLTDKLETLDDITRKAKETALNLGLNGNIVVVGAARPDQKGTTRFVRIEEIN, encoded by the coding sequence ATGTATAGGAGAAAAACCAAGATAATAGCTACAATGGGACCTAACAGTGAGAAGATTATAGATGAACTCGCTAAAGCAGTTGATATAATTAGAATCAATCTAGCCCATGGAGATGAGGAACAGCATAGAAGATACTTTGATATGGTAAGGGATAAAGTACCTATTCTTGCCGACCTACCTGGACCTAAACTGAGAATTGGTGACTTAAAAAATCCTATAGATCTGAAGCCTGGAGATAAAGTCACATTCGGTCAAGATATACCAGTAGACAATGAAATTTTCTTTAAACTAATAAAGAAGGATTCTAACGTCTTAATAGCTGATGGTCGTATAAAGCTGAAAATTGAGGAAGTCGGAGAGGGAAAAGCAGTTGCCACTGTTATTGAGGGGGGTACAATCACATCACGAAAGGGAATCAATTTACCTGATGCTGATACACCTGTAGGTTTAACAAAAAGGGATTATGAGTTATTAAAGCTCGCAATAGATTTAGGGGCAACATTCATAGGTCTCTCCTTTGTAATAAACGCAGATGACGTCAAGAAAGTAAGAGAGATTGTAGGAAATAGGGTTTGGCTTATATCAAAGATAGAGAAGAAAAAAGCCTTGTCCAATTTGAAGGAGATATGCAAGGCATCTGATGGAGTGATGGTAGCCCGTGGGGATTTAGGGGTTGAAGTAGGATTACCTAGTTTACCACAGATACAGAGGAGAATAGTGAAGATCGCTAGAAACTACGGTAAACCCGTTATCTTAGCAACTCAGGTACTAGAATCAATGGTAGAATCTCCGTTACCAACGAGAGCAGAAGTAACTGATGTAGCAAACTCAATATCTCAAGGAGTAGATGCGATAATGCTGAGCGATGAAACGGCTATAGGATTGTATCCACTCGACGTGGTTAAAACTCTTGATAGTTTAATTATCAGTGTTGAAAAGACGTTTAAACCGAAAAGAATCCACATATACAAGAACGTAGACGAGGCTATAGCTTACTCTGCTGTAGTATCCTCTATATTATCAAACTCGCCCGCAATATTTGTGTACACAAGGAGTGGCTCCACTGCACTAAGGATCTCTAGGCTAAGACCGACATGTCCAATAATAACCTTAACCTTCGACAAGAGCGTCGCAAAAAGATTGTCAATGTGTTACGGCATTTATCCAGTACTAACGGATAAATTGGAGACATTAGACGATATTACAAGAAAGGCAAAAGAGACTGCTTTAAACCTAGGATTAAATGGGAACATTGTAGTGGTAGGTGCAGCAAGACCAGACCAAAAGGGTACCACTAGATTTGTAAGAATTGAAGAAATAAATTGA
- a CDS encoding MoaD/ThiS family protein, with amino-acid sequence MKVTVELVRENKIIEVELPERARVRDLLKKIGYRVQGSVVVKNSLPIIEDEELKDGDKLRVFLAASGG; translated from the coding sequence GTGAAGGTAACAGTTGAGCTGGTTAGAGAAAATAAGATTATTGAGGTCGAATTGCCAGAAAGGGCAAGGGTAAGAGATTTGTTGAAAAAAATAGGTTACAGAGTCCAGGGTAGTGTTGTTGTTAAGAACTCATTACCGATAATTGAAGATGAAGAGTTGAAAGATGGTGACAAGCTGAGAGTATTCTTGGCAGCTTCTGGTGGATAG
- a CDS encoding L-threonylcarbamoyladenylate synthase has protein sequence MTLVLKVDPLNPEIQKIREASEVIKRGGLVSFPTETVYGLGANAYDGNACLKIFQAKNRPPDNPLIVHIAELDQLFDVAVDINEKVLEIVQVIWPGPLTLILKKSSKIPKEVSAGLDTVAVRMPAHPIALQLIRESGVPIAAPSANLATRPSPTRAEDVLNDLNGRVDIIIDGGHTFFGVESTIVNVTSNPPTLLRPGPFTVEELRSFFPDIQVPEFARGLGEADIALAPGMKYRHYAPSKKIILIENRSLMRKVVDLLSAKYKVTVLITKELVNEFKDKDMIVLGSDENLYEVARNLFESFRLLENRDTELGVMVGFPERGVGLAIMNRARKASGFNIVQKLEDVYKYVNI, from the coding sequence ATGACTCTTGTGCTAAAAGTTGACCCACTGAACCCTGAGATACAGAAGATCAGGGAAGCTTCTGAAGTCATAAAAAGAGGTGGACTGGTGTCATTTCCCACAGAGACTGTTTATGGATTGGGAGCTAATGCATATGACGGTAATGCTTGTCTAAAGATCTTTCAAGCGAAAAACAGACCGCCTGACAATCCATTGATAGTTCATATAGCAGAGCTTGACCAACTCTTTGATGTAGCAGTAGATATAAATGAAAAAGTGTTGGAAATAGTTCAAGTTATTTGGCCTGGTCCATTGACATTAATTTTGAAAAAGAGTAGCAAAATACCAAAAGAAGTATCAGCAGGGCTAGACACAGTGGCAGTGCGAATGCCTGCTCATCCAATAGCTCTACAATTGATCAGAGAAAGTGGTGTTCCCATAGCTGCTCCTAGTGCTAATCTCGCCACAAGACCAAGTCCCACAAGGGCAGAAGATGTACTTAATGACCTTAATGGAAGAGTGGATATTATAATAGACGGTGGACATACATTCTTTGGCGTTGAGTCCACAATAGTTAATGTGACCTCGAATCCCCCTACACTTCTAAGACCAGGACCCTTTACTGTTGAAGAGCTGAGGAGTTTCTTTCCCGATATTCAGGTTCCTGAGTTTGCCAGGGGTTTGGGAGAAGCTGATATCGCCCTAGCCCCCGGAATGAAATACAGACATTATGCGCCTAGTAAGAAAATTATACTGATAGAAAATAGAAGTTTAATGAGAAAAGTAGTTGATTTATTATCAGCCAAATACAAAGTTACTGTGCTTATAACCAAAGAGTTAGTAAACGAATTCAAGGACAAGGACATGATCGTATTGGGAAGTGATGAGAACTTATATGAAGTTGCAAGGAATCTCTTCGAGTCGTTTAGACTACTTGAGAACAGGGATACTGAACTAGGTGTTATGGTAGGTTTTCCTGAAAGAGGTGTAGGACTAGCCATAATGAACAGGGCAAGGAAAGCCTCCGGATTCAACATCGTACAAAAGTTGGAGGATGTGTACAAGTATGTTAATATTTAA
- a CDS encoding NADH-quinone oxidoreductase subunit B codes for MTEELLLTGNLEEVSKKVVNWLLNRKPIKSLKDWGTSFSLWPPHLTTSCCGTEFGAFAAARFDAERYGVLPFSSARQTNLLVIEGTLTRKMGRAAKIVYDQMPEPKFVIAMGACALEGGIFWNSYNTVLPSDLGIPVDIYAPGCPTRPEALARAVLLLQKRIRSSNGTLNK; via the coding sequence ATGACAGAAGAATTATTATTAACAGGAAACCTTGAAGAAGTATCAAAAAAAGTTGTTAATTGGTTACTAAATAGGAAACCAATAAAAAGTTTGAAAGACTGGGGTACATCATTCTCGTTATGGCCTCCTCATCTAACAACAAGTTGCTGTGGGACAGAGTTCGGCGCATTTGCAGCAGCAAGGTTTGACGCAGAAAGATATGGTGTTTTACCATTTTCCTCAGCCAGACAGACTAACTTACTAGTAATTGAAGGTACATTAACTAGAAAGATGGGTAGAGCTGCCAAGATTGTCTATGATCAGATGCCAGAGCCCAAATTCGTAATAGCTATGGGTGCATGTGCATTAGAGGGTGGTATTTTCTGGAACTCTTACAATACTGTTTTACCCTCAGATTTAGGAATTCCTGTGGATATTTACGCGCCAGGTTGCCCAACAAGACCTGAGGCATTAGCAAGAGCCGTATTGCTACTTCAGAAGAGGATTAGATCTAGTAACGGAACTCTTAATAAATAG
- a CDS encoding DUF2299 domain-containing protein translates to MNDKEIEDVMKELGLNVSRPPQAQEKFHIVTTPPQGFPVVDIIRLTDKSRFYLITMGVAIHPVHKKAIGGLKLEERKEFLNNLAEDLLKMGVDFAFLPPGTDVPDAIQIIRIIFADGMTPNELLSAYYVVRNAGMLVINRINNKFGVADEGKQGITRYV, encoded by the coding sequence ATGAATGATAAAGAAATAGAAGATGTGATGAAAGAGTTAGGATTAAATGTTAGTAGACCACCACAGGCACAAGAGAAGTTTCACATTGTAACCACTCCGCCCCAAGGTTTCCCGGTAGTTGACATAATACGTCTTACAGATAAATCTAGGTTCTATCTGATAACTATGGGCGTCGCAATCCATCCTGTTCACAAGAAAGCTATTGGAGGCTTGAAATTAGAGGAAAGAAAAGAATTCCTTAACAACCTAGCAGAGGATCTTCTTAAGATGGGTGTAGATTTTGCCTTTCTACCACCAGGCACAGATGTACCAGACGCAATACAGATCATAAGAATTATATTTGCAGATGGCATGACACCAAATGAGCTATTAAGTGCTTATTACGTTGTCAGGAATGCAGGTATGCTGGTGATAAACAGAATTAATAATAAATTTGGTGTAGCGGATGAAGGAAAACAAGGGATAACGAGGTATGTATAG
- a CDS encoding TldD/PmbA family protein: MVKDEYSLISRAKDMGVTAEIYSVEVSSIQYKKDRQAHFFNLRDTGYGLRVIKDGKVGFAHSNLLDDSLLEMAIETMKLSKEDKFNVLPYSKPVNKINLKFFDIEEVREKLLEFSKQTEEAKDYANVVNEYYEAVNSKIKIISTEGMDVEEERSLVGMSIVYNFKIGDYVSPEIYEGISSRDIGKLDVQRGIMDKIVTKRNLYKNMNKERLKFNSVILTPKAVSSLFIPLLMHSLSLENKFRGKSILKDEEILNESLTLIDNPSLSHAPGSRSFDGEGLPSKIVQLIERGKVRNFLSNTYWSLKANRENTHSAGRSYSTLPSISPSVIDIQVSSSADEETIVVDEVQGVHTSNFDTGDFSLVASVSWYKDSALRELTISGNIKDLAKNIVGALGEKEMVWNVHTKSLFFNGVNLV; the protein is encoded by the coding sequence TTGGTTAAGGACGAGTATTCATTGATTAGTAGAGCGAAGGATATGGGTGTAACCGCTGAAATATACTCTGTAGAAGTCTCCTCAATACAATATAAGAAAGACAGACAAGCTCACTTTTTTAATCTAAGAGATACAGGCTATGGTCTTAGAGTAATTAAGGATGGAAAAGTAGGTTTTGCTCACTCAAACTTATTAGACGATAGTTTACTGGAGATGGCAATAGAAACAATGAAGTTATCTAAAGAAGATAAATTTAACGTCTTACCATATTCAAAGCCTGTAAATAAGATCAACTTAAAGTTCTTCGATATAGAAGAAGTAAGGGAGAAATTACTTGAGTTTTCTAAGCAAACTGAGGAAGCTAAGGATTACGCGAATGTGGTCAATGAGTACTATGAGGCTGTGAATAGTAAAATTAAGATCATAAGCACAGAGGGTATGGATGTAGAAGAGGAGAGGAGTCTTGTAGGCATGTCAATAGTTTATAATTTCAAAATTGGAGATTACGTATCTCCTGAAATTTACGAGGGGATTTCCAGTAGAGATATAGGGAAGTTAGACGTCCAGAGGGGTATTATGGATAAAATAGTGACGAAGAGAAATTTATATAAAAATATGAACAAAGAGAGGTTAAAATTCAATAGTGTCATATTAACCCCTAAAGCTGTGTCCTCATTATTCATTCCCCTCCTTATGCACTCTTTATCCTTAGAGAATAAATTTAGAGGCAAAAGTATTTTGAAGGACGAGGAGATTTTGAATGAGTCTCTAACACTAATTGATAACCCATCACTCTCCCATGCTCCTGGTAGTAGATCTTTTGATGGCGAGGGTCTACCCTCAAAAATTGTACAGCTTATAGAGAGAGGAAAGGTTAGGAATTTCCTATCTAACACGTATTGGTCATTGAAGGCTAACAGAGAGAATACGCATTCAGCAGGGAGGAGTTATTCAACTTTGCCTTCTATTTCGCCATCAGTAATCGATATTCAAGTCTCCAGCTCTGCAGATGAGGAGACAATAGTAGTTGATGAAGTTCAAGGAGTCCATACGAGTAATTTCGATACAGGAGATTTTTCATTAGTAGCTTCAGTCTCATGGTATAAGGATAGTGCTCTAAGAGAGCTAACTATCAGTGGTAATATCAAGGATCTTGCGAAGAATATTGTAGGAGCCCTAGGTGAAAAGGAAATGGTGTGGAATGTTCATACTAAATCCTTGTTTTTTAACGGCGTTAATCTAGTATGA
- a CDS encoding MFS transporter, which yields MKIGTIIFVLMLGTLMAAVDTTIVLLALPTITTDLHTDLYTSIWVLLAYLLVLAILSTQAGRIGDIVGRSRIYNMGFLLFTLASGLCGISPNIEFLIGFRILQAAGGAMLASNSGAIVADILPPNRRGGAYGLTSLGWNVGALLGIILGGVLTTFLGWRYIFYINVPIGIIAVILGFREIKDVNKTKNKLDIAGSLVLGLLLFLISFGAVLIAGEGASISSILMIIVGVLLIPAFILVERKVSAPIVNMRVFREKKLSYSVFANFLQGLGALAVSFLLIMYLQGVRGYSPFYSSIILSPGYIVASILAPIMGRVADRGKPGIIAGIGLIFTFLSLIAYYLFLTPTTPIEIILMITFITGVGSGMFWPSNQTAIMFNAPREYYGAVSGVSRTLGNIGTILSYVLTITVSTLSIPRNVAFEIFLGTNVLNGGVSSVFVDGLHLAFLISSVIVVVAAILSILGEGKTSRRVVE from the coding sequence ATGAAAATTGGTACAATTATCTTTGTCCTAATGCTTGGAACTCTGATGGCAGCAGTAGACACCACTATAGTATTACTAGCTCTACCCACAATCACAACCGATCTACATACAGACCTCTACACGTCAATATGGGTTCTACTAGCTTACTTACTGGTATTAGCTATACTATCAACGCAGGCTGGTAGAATCGGAGACATAGTAGGAAGATCCAGAATTTATAACATGGGGTTCCTACTTTTCACTTTAGCCTCTGGATTATGTGGAATTTCACCTAATATAGAATTTCTCATAGGTTTCAGAATACTACAGGCAGCTGGAGGTGCGATGCTTGCGTCAAACAGTGGGGCAATAGTTGCAGATATCCTTCCACCTAACAGAAGGGGTGGTGCATATGGGTTGACCAGTTTAGGATGGAATGTAGGTGCACTTTTGGGAATAATTTTAGGAGGCGTGCTGACTACTTTTCTAGGATGGAGATACATATTTTACATTAATGTACCTATAGGAATAATTGCTGTAATCCTAGGCTTCAGAGAGATAAAAGACGTTAACAAGACAAAGAATAAGTTAGATATTGCAGGTTCACTTGTATTGGGTTTACTGTTATTTTTAATTTCCTTCGGTGCAGTGCTAATTGCAGGAGAGGGCGCATCGATATCAAGTATCTTAATGATCATAGTGGGCGTATTGCTCATTCCTGCATTTATACTTGTGGAAAGAAAGGTCAGTGCACCAATTGTGAATATGAGGGTCTTCCGAGAGAAGAAGCTTTCATATTCTGTATTCGCAAATTTCTTACAGGGTCTAGGCGCATTAGCGGTAAGTTTCCTCTTGATCATGTACTTACAAGGTGTTAGAGGATATAGTCCATTTTACTCATCAATAATACTGTCCCCAGGATATATTGTAGCTAGTATTTTAGCACCAATCATGGGCAGAGTTGCTGATAGAGGAAAACCTGGAATAATTGCTGGAATAGGGCTAATTTTCACATTTCTGTCCTTAATTGCCTACTACTTATTTTTAACACCTACAACGCCCATAGAGATAATCTTAATGATTACCTTCATAACTGGAGTCGGCTCAGGTATGTTTTGGCCGTCAAACCAAACTGCAATAATGTTTAACGCTCCTAGAGAATATTATGGTGCTGTTTCAGGTGTATCAAGAACCTTAGGAAATATCGGTACAATATTGAGTTATGTGCTCACAATTACAGTATCTACACTCAGTATACCTAGAAATGTTGCCTTCGAGATATTTCTGGGAACTAACGTGCTGAATGGAGGGGTAAGTTCAGTATTTGTCGATGGTCTCCACTTGGCGTTTTTAATATCTTCAGTTATAGTTGTAGTTGCCGCAATCCTTTCAATTTTAGGAGAAGGTAAGACATCTCGTAGGGTAGTGGAATAA
- a CDS encoding class I SAM-dependent methyltransferase, giving the protein MDEKELTREAYNYIVHRRKPLKFVQLIEGRVIADIGCGSGQNCMILKAKVRLCIDFSRKQLYEARKKGCEHLLEADMEYLPLRDSCLDGAVFIASIHHLETPDNSLKEAYRVLKKHGNILLTVWLVQPRFLFRRRVTIRSVINGKEVYRFYRLYLPGEIKKVVEKEGFRTLKYINFRQNSIIPNNGLYIGVKD; this is encoded by the coding sequence GTGGACGAGAAAGAACTTACTAGAGAGGCTTATAACTATATTGTACATAGGAGAAAACCGCTGAAGTTTGTACAATTAATAGAGGGAAGAGTGATAGCTGATATAGGTTGTGGTTCAGGGCAAAACTGTATGATTTTGAAGGCAAAGGTAAGACTCTGTATAGATTTCTCCCGTAAACAGCTTTATGAAGCTAGAAAAAAGGGGTGTGAACACCTTTTGGAAGCAGACATGGAGTACCTACCCTTAAGAGACAGTTGCCTAGACGGAGCAGTATTTATAGCATCGATACATCATTTAGAAACTCCCGATAATTCCTTAAAAGAGGCTTATCGTGTCCTGAAGAAACACGGCAACATACTTCTCACTGTGTGGCTAGTTCAACCGAGGTTTCTTTTTAGAAGAAGAGTCACTATAAGATCTGTTATTAATGGAAAAGAGGTCTACAGATTCTATAGATTGTACTTGCCAGGTGAGATAAAGAAAGTAGTAGAGAAGGAGGGTTTTAGGACCTTAAAATATATTAATTTCAGACAAAATTCTATAATTCCTAATAACGGGCTATATATAGGGGTTAAGGACTAA
- a CDS encoding VIT1/CCC1 transporter family protein gives MSSNPSKNYKDELFDREVYRELAKDEKDNYARECLLKLAEMEEKHAEVWRKIADRKGLGLEQLGKIDRLRIKFYKTFRKIFGLQLTIKLLESRENESINKYLSLARTEEFTQQERQKIREIAIDEAVHEELLGRLKAKDVGDFIYGISDGLVEVLAATSGIAGAIGNPLFVAVSGLIVGASGTLSMSIGAYLSTKSSKEINQIKRKRIEEAKAIDKNEVMDRLSEVLVDMGVKEEVAEKLSPRLVDVAEDIISPETDESPRKSALITGLSYIVGAIIPVITYLIGLSGLTGLISSYLVSGLAIFTVGSLIGLISEVNPVKKGAEMLVLGIGAAIATHLLGVLAAHFLPPGILPS, from the coding sequence ATGAGTAGTAACCCATCAAAGAACTATAAAGATGAACTCTTCGATAGAGAAGTTTACAGAGAATTAGCAAAGGATGAGAAGGACAATTACGCTAGGGAGTGCTTATTGAAACTGGCTGAGATGGAGGAAAAACATGCAGAAGTATGGAGGAAGATTGCGGATAGGAAGGGACTAGGCTTAGAACAGTTAGGAAAAATTGATAGATTAAGAATAAAATTTTACAAAACTTTCAGGAAAATATTCGGTCTGCAGCTTACAATAAAACTACTTGAATCCAGGGAGAATGAGAGTATAAACAAATATTTGTCATTGGCTAGAACCGAGGAGTTCACGCAACAGGAGAGGCAAAAAATTAGGGAAATTGCCATAGATGAGGCTGTTCATGAGGAGCTATTAGGTAGACTTAAAGCCAAAGATGTTGGAGATTTCATCTACGGTATAAGTGATGGTTTAGTTGAGGTTCTAGCAGCAACCTCTGGTATTGCAGGTGCTATAGGAAACCCACTTTTTGTGGCTGTCTCTGGATTAATCGTGGGAGCTTCTGGTACATTATCAATGAGCATTGGTGCTTATCTCTCAACCAAGTCAAGCAAAGAGATTAACCAGATAAAGAGGAAAAGGATAGAGGAGGCTAAAGCAATAGACAAGAATGAAGTTATGGACAGACTGTCAGAGGTGTTAGTGGATATGGGTGTAAAAGAGGAGGTGGCAGAAAAGCTATCTCCTAGACTGGTCGATGTCGCAGAGGATATCATATCTCCCGAAACTGACGAAAGCCCTAGAAAGAGTGCATTAATAACAGGGTTGTCTTATATTGTAGGTGCCATAATACCCGTTATAACATACCTTATTGGTTTAAGCGGACTAACAGGCTTAATATCCTCCTATTTAGTATCAGGATTAGCAATATTCACAGTGGGATCATTGATAGGCTTAATAAGTGAAGTGAATCCAGTCAAAAAAGGAGCAGAGATGTTAGTATTAGGTATAGGAGCTGCTATAGCTACACACTTGTTAGGAGTCCTAGCAGCTCATTTCTTGCCTCCAGGAATACTACCATCTTAA